In one window of Chitinivibrionia bacterium DNA:
- a CDS encoding SH3 domain-containing protein has product MKFVILCLIAVFLFASTSFARQFFASANDDLFVFADTVRKEIENSIEIIASGQNMRVVEEANGWYRVRTENGNEGWVESRFTTEIVRRVFTFDNVEITSFRYSDRCEMVIRERPVENGEKK; this is encoded by the coding sequence ATGAAGTTTGTAATTTTGTGTCTTATTGCAGTTTTTTTATTTGCAAGTACGTCATTTGCCAGACAATTTTTTGCATCAGCGAATGACGATCTATTTGTTTTCGCGGATACAGTTCGTAAAGAAATCGAAAATTCGATTGAAATTATTGCAAGTGGGCAAAATATGAGAGTAGTTGAGGAAGCAAATGGCTGGTATAGAGTTCGCACAGAAAACGGAAATGAGGGCTGGGTAGAAAGTCGATTTACTACAGAGATTGTTAGGCGAGTTTTTACTTTTGACAATGTTGAAATTACATCATTTCGATATAGCGATAGGTGTGAGATGGTAATCAGAGAGCGTCCCGTTGAAAATGGAGAAAAAAAATGA
- a CDS encoding toxin HicA, translating to MDYKKEDRNWQNSKNIKFIDLLNVCKKYFGEPRIRGSHHIFKTPWQGDPRINIQKYGNTAKPYQVKAVIEAIKKLENGGYL from the coding sequence ATGGATTACAAAAAAGAAGACAGAAATTGGCAAAATTCTAAAAATATTAAATTTATCGACTTATTGAATGTGTGCAAAAAGTATTTTGGAGAGCCGAGGATTAGAGGAAGCCATCATATTTTTAAAACACCTTGGCAAGGCGACCCAAGAATAAACATTCAAAAATACGGAAATACCGCTAAACCTTATCAAGTAAAAGCGGTAATAGAAGCGATAAAGAAACTGGAAAACGGAGGGTATTTATGA